One Phycisphaera mikurensis NBRC 102666 DNA window includes the following coding sequences:
- a CDS encoding TolB family protein, which translates to MTLRPAPFAAAGVLLLAGCQAAVTPTTGYAPRPAGGTPAAGLASAGAAPSPTPSGAVVPAPDTASAARAASVAPPAPPTPPSVVLAAPAHDVAIVPAAAASAADPRSTGFNLYGQFEGVQPEPSRDGSADAGLSRITSTTEGDDFDVAPAPDGETLYFASTRHRPTADLYRQAIGGTSVTQLTDDPANDVMPAVSPDGRRIAFASDRSGTWDLYLMDAGGGRAVKLTDDDGHNVHPSFSPDGQRLVYSSFSPHAGGWELVVIDVDRPTKKRIIGRGLFPVWSPADDTIAFQRARERGSRWFSVWTVQLEDGEAVRPTEVAVSSNAAVITPRWSPDGESLVFCTVLDPAGEDPTQPTRADVWTIRRDGSGRSKLTTGDAANLQPSWGPDGRVYFISDRGSAPAGPGRDGGVENIWSVRPRGVAAAGGPGAGAVGLPVAPADADAEADARPGGGTAGPGDMQAGVPTGP; encoded by the coding sequence TTGACGCTCCGCCCCGCCCCGTTTGCCGCCGCCGGCGTGCTGCTGCTCGCCGGGTGCCAGGCCGCCGTCACGCCGACCACCGGCTACGCGCCGCGGCCGGCGGGCGGAACCCCCGCGGCCGGCCTGGCTTCCGCCGGGGCCGCCCCCTCGCCGACCCCCTCCGGCGCCGTCGTGCCGGCGCCCGACACCGCCTCCGCCGCCCGGGCGGCTTCGGTCGCTCCGCCGGCGCCCCCGACGCCGCCGAGCGTCGTGCTCGCCGCCCCGGCCCACGACGTCGCGATCGTGCCCGCCGCCGCCGCCTCGGCCGCCGACCCGCGCTCCACCGGCTTCAACCTCTACGGCCAATTCGAGGGCGTGCAGCCCGAGCCCTCGCGCGACGGCTCCGCCGACGCGGGCCTCAGCCGCATCACCTCCACCACCGAGGGCGACGACTTCGACGTCGCCCCGGCCCCCGACGGCGAGACGCTCTACTTCGCCTCCACCCGCCACCGGCCCACCGCCGACCTCTACCGGCAGGCGATCGGCGGGACCTCCGTCACGCAGCTCACCGACGACCCCGCCAACGACGTGATGCCCGCCGTCAGCCCCGACGGCCGCCGCATCGCCTTCGCCTCGGACCGCTCGGGCACGTGGGACCTCTACCTCATGGATGCCGGCGGCGGCCGGGCCGTCAAGCTCACCGACGACGACGGCCACAACGTCCACCCCAGCTTCTCGCCCGACGGCCAGCGGCTCGTCTACTCGTCCTTCAGCCCGCACGCCGGCGGGTGGGAGCTGGTCGTGATCGACGTCGACCGGCCCACCAAGAAGCGCATCATCGGCCGCGGCCTCTTCCCGGTGTGGTCGCCCGCCGACGACACGATCGCCTTCCAGCGGGCCCGCGAGCGCGGCAGCCGCTGGTTCTCGGTGTGGACGGTGCAGCTGGAGGACGGCGAGGCCGTGCGGCCCACCGAGGTGGCGGTGTCGTCCAACGCCGCGGTCATCACGCCGCGGTGGAGCCCCGACGGCGAGAGCCTGGTCTTCTGCACCGTGCTCGACCCCGCCGGTGAGGACCCGACGCAACCCACCCGCGCCGACGTCTGGACGATCCGCCGCGACGGCTCGGGCCGCTCGAAGCTGACCACCGGCGACGCCGCGAACCTGCAGCCCAGCTGGGGCCCCGATGGCCGCGTCTACTTCATCAGTGACCGCGGCAGCGCCCCCGCGGGCCCCGGGCGGGACGGCGGCGTGGAGAACATCTGGTCGGTCCGGCCTCGCGGCGTCGCCGCGGCGGGCGGGCCGGGTGCCGGCGCGGTCGGGCTCCCGGTGGCCCCCGCCGACGCCGACGCCGAAGCCGACGCGCGGCCCGGCGGCGGGACCGCCGGTCCCGGCGACATGCAGGCGGGCGTCCCGACCGGCCCCTGA